A genomic window from Leptolyngbya sp. BL0902 includes:
- a CDS encoding DUF4912 domain-containing protein codes for MPYSSRTLVAALLLLSTAQVGLKALALPLPSPATQPSTTFPAPAPLPAAIQPMVTAFPLAQVPTTPNAPTPPPQGGFAWWWLLPIAAGVGALGWAASRRGSTTSEGVSPEELAAASPTPAPEPTQTVPPTSLADVSPEPVPAEPSVVEPSEATVPPVSSELAAASSLEPDPWLDPSPAAAAVPEPVVADIPEPIAAEIPEPIAAEIPEPVAAEVPEPIIAETPEPGVVEEIPPVPAVETSEPPAAPAIEETPVPQPSAVPVMAVATGMAGLAAGAAGLAAGAAAAMASTEDQTDIEASKFDIVGQPTDGSLDLSTIDDGLPPLPDGYGESRIVLMPRDPQWAYAYWDTPHTHKEELRRQGGERLALRLYDVTDIDRNHQVPHGMQQCDCDELARDWYLQIPVSDRDYQVEIGYIARDGRWLLLAQSNTIRIPPIYPSDWSEDHFKTVTWEEDLRGKTLMTLVDPSQKARSLHEQMYAISQAGEADRVDGSIYGSMQHVPGSVPHVPGSAQQVAGSIQHIPGSAQQVAGSIQHVAGSVQHVAGSIQSLPGSIPHIAGSIQHVAGSVAPYQSAESSYAWGASGAGLLHGMPGPGSMVPTMSGISGMSGVGMGLNMSGVGMSGVGMSGLNMSGVGMSGVGMSGLNVSGLNMSGISGLTMSGVGFSASMPPARPRKFWLVADAELIVYGATEPDASVTLSGQPIHLTLEGTFRVHTSFPDGNIDYPIMAVAADGEQNRSIHMTFDRQTPDRQTNTKEEAQDEWF; via the coding sequence ATGCCGTATTCCTCCAGAACCCTCGTTGCGGCGCTGCTGCTCCTTAGCACGGCGCAAGTTGGCTTGAAGGCTCTTGCCTTGCCGTTACCCTCTCCAGCCACCCAACCCTCAACGACGTTTCCGGCACCTGCCCCCCTACCAGCGGCCATTCAGCCCATGGTGACGGCGTTTCCCTTGGCCCAAGTCCCCACCACTCCCAATGCACCAACGCCGCCACCCCAGGGCGGGTTTGCCTGGTGGTGGCTGTTGCCTATCGCGGCTGGGGTCGGTGCCCTGGGCTGGGCCGCTAGTCGCCGAGGATCCACGACCTCCGAGGGGGTGAGTCCAGAGGAATTAGCGGCGGCTTCCCCCACGCCTGCCCCTGAGCCCACTCAAACGGTGCCCCCCACTTCCCTGGCGGATGTCTCTCCAGAACCCGTACCTGCTGAGCCTTCTGTTGTTGAGCCTTCAGAGGCGACGGTGCCTCCAGTGTCTTCAGAACTCGCAGCCGCATCATCCTTAGAGCCTGATCCCTGGCTTGATCCATCCCCCGCAGCAGCGGCGGTACCTGAACCCGTGGTCGCCGATATTCCTGAGCCCATCGCGGCTGAAATTCCTGAGCCCATCGCGGCTGAAATTCCTGAACCTGTGGCGGCTGAAGTTCCTGAGCCCATAATCGCTGAAACCCCTGAACCTGGCGTAGTCGAGGAAATCCCCCCTGTTCCTGCTGTCGAAACCTCTGAACCACCAGCGGCCCCGGCGATAGAAGAAACACCCGTGCCTCAACCCAGTGCCGTTCCGGTGATGGCGGTGGCAACGGGGATGGCTGGTTTGGCCGCAGGGGCAGCGGGCTTGGCCGCAGGGGCAGCGGCGGCGATGGCCAGCACCGAAGACCAGACTGATATCGAGGCCAGCAAGTTTGACATCGTGGGGCAACCCACCGATGGCAGCCTCGATCTATCCACCATTGACGATGGCCTGCCGCCCCTACCCGATGGCTATGGCGAAAGCCGCATTGTGCTGATGCCCCGCGATCCCCAGTGGGCCTATGCCTATTGGGATACACCCCACACCCACAAGGAAGAATTGCGCCGCCAAGGGGGCGAACGGCTGGCCCTGCGGCTCTACGATGTGACCGATATTGACCGCAACCATCAAGTCCCCCACGGAATGCAGCAGTGCGACTGTGATGAACTGGCGCGGGATTGGTATCTGCAAATTCCCGTCAGCGACCGCGATTACCAGGTTGAAATCGGCTACATTGCCCGCGATGGCCGCTGGCTGTTGCTGGCCCAATCCAACACCATTCGCATCCCCCCTATCTATCCCTCCGACTGGAGCGAAGACCACTTTAAAACCGTGACCTGGGAGGAAGACCTGCGGGGCAAAACCCTAATGACCCTGGTAGACCCCAGCCAGAAAGCCCGTAGCCTGCACGAGCAAATGTATGCCATTTCCCAGGCGGGCGAGGCAGATCGGGTGGATGGCTCAATCTATGGTTCCATGCAGCACGTACCCGGATCGGTGCCCCACGTACCGGGATCGGCGCAGCAGGTGGCGGGGTCAATTCAGCACATCCCTGGGTCAGCGCAACAGGTGGCCGGGTCGATTCAGCACGTCGCTGGATCGGTGCAGCATGTTGCTGGGTCGATCCAGTCGCTGCCAGGTTCCATTCCGCACATCGCGGGGTCAATTCAGCACGTTGCTGGATCCGTGGCACCCTACCAGTCCGCAGAAAGTTCCTATGCCTGGGGAGCCTCTGGGGCTGGGTTGCTCCATGGAATGCCAGGGCCAGGAAGCATGGTGCCTACCATGTCTGGGATTAGCGGCATGTCTGGGGTGGGCATGGGCCTGAATATGTCTGGCGTTGGGATGTCTGGCGTTGGCATGTCCGGCCTGAATATGTCTGGCGTTGGGATGTCTGGCGTTGGGATGTCTGGCCTGAATGTGTCCGGCCTGAATATGTCCGGCATTTCGGGGTTAACCATGTCTGGGGTAGGCTTCTCGGCCTCCATGCCCCCGGCCCGCCCCCGCAAATTCTGGCTGGTGGCCGATGCGGAGCTGATTGTCTACGGAGCCACCGAACCCGATGCCTCCGTTACCCTTTCTGGCCAGCCCATCCATCTCACCCTAGAAGGCACCTTCCGCGTCCACACTAGCTTCCCCGATGGCAACATCGACTACCCGATCATGGCCGTGGCGGCGGATGGCGAACAAAATCGGTCGATTCACATGACCTTTGATCGCCAAACCCCCGACCGCCAAACCAACACCAAGGAAGAAGCCCAGGACGAATGGTTCTAG
- the fumC gene encoding class II fumarate hydratase, which yields MPEQPTTRQETDSMGAIAVPNDRYWGAQTQRSIRYFSIGQDHMPLAVVHAIATIKKASALANADLGKLPREKAQMIAQAADEILAGQLNDHFPLRVWMTGSGTQCNMNVNEVIANRAIERAGGELGSKTPIHPNDHVNMSQSSNDVFPAAMHIAAAQALHHSLIPSINRLRHALHEKANAWADIVKIGRTHMQDAVPLTLGQEFSGYVGMLDDNLARLESVLPELYPLALGGTAVGTGLNAGAGFAETAAQYIAQFTGMPFVTAPNKFTVMGAHDALVMTSGVLKTLAVSLYKIANDIRLLSCGPRAGFGELHLPENEPGSSIMPGKVNPTQCEALAMVAVQVMGYDAAVAFAGASGYLEMNVYKPLMIFNILQSARLMTDSSHNFTEFLVEGMTPNRKKISQYVDNSLMLVTALSPVIGYDKASQIAHHAFEHDLTLKDAALSLGYISAEDFDRAINPRRMTQP from the coding sequence ATGCCGGAACAACCCACCACCCGCCAAGAAACCGACAGCATGGGGGCCATTGCCGTACCCAATGATCGCTACTGGGGAGCACAAACCCAGCGTTCCATCCGCTATTTTTCCATTGGCCAAGACCACATGCCCCTGGCGGTGGTGCATGCCATTGCCACGATTAAAAAAGCGTCGGCCCTAGCCAATGCGGATTTGGGCAAACTTCCCCGCGAGAAGGCCCAAATGATTGCCCAGGCGGCGGATGAAATTTTGGCGGGGCAACTTAACGATCACTTCCCGTTGCGGGTGTGGATGACGGGCAGCGGCACCCAGTGCAACATGAACGTCAACGAGGTGATTGCCAACCGCGCCATCGAGCGGGCCGGGGGCGAACTGGGCAGCAAAACGCCGATTCACCCCAACGACCATGTGAATATGTCCCAGTCGTCCAACGATGTGTTTCCGGCGGCGATGCACATTGCGGCGGCCCAAGCCCTGCACCACTCGCTGATCCCCAGCATCAACCGTCTGCGCCACGCCCTCCACGAAAAAGCCAACGCCTGGGCCGATATCGTCAAAATTGGCCGCACCCACATGCAGGATGCCGTTCCCCTCACCCTAGGGCAAGAATTCTCTGGCTATGTGGGGATGCTGGACGATAATCTCGCTCGGTTGGAATCGGTGCTGCCGGAACTCTATCCCCTGGCTCTGGGGGGCACCGCCGTGGGCACAGGGCTGAATGCCGGGGCTGGCTTTGCCGAAACCGCCGCCCAATACATCGCCCAATTTACCGGGATGCCCTTCGTCACGGCCCCCAACAAGTTCACGGTGATGGGGGCTCACGATGCCCTGGTGATGACTAGCGGTGTGCTGAAAACCCTGGCGGTGTCGCTGTACAAAATTGCTAACGACATTCGCCTGCTGAGCTGCGGCCCCAGGGCGGGCTTTGGCGAACTTCATCTGCCCGAAAACGAGCCCGGTTCCTCCATCATGCCGGGGAAGGTGAACCCCACCCAATGCGAAGCCCTGGCCATGGTGGCGGTGCAGGTGATGGGCTACGATGCCGCCGTCGCCTTTGCCGGAGCCAGCGGCTACCTAGAAATGAACGTCTATAAACCGCTGATGATTTTCAACATTCTGCAATCGGCGCGGTTGATGACCGACAGCAGCCACAACTTCACCGAATTTTTGGTAGAAGGCATGACCCCCAACCGCAAGAAAATCAGCCAGTACGTAGACAATTCTCTGATGCTGGTGACGGCCCTCAGCCCGGTGATTGGCTACGACAAAGCCTCCCAAATTGCCCACCACGCCTTCGAGCACGACCTCACCCTCAAAGACGCCGCCCTCTCCCTGGGCTACATCAGCGCCGAGGACTTTGACCGGGCCATCAACCCCCGCCGCATGACCCAGCCGTAG
- a CDS encoding M16 family metallopeptidase → MKLVEFPASVIQLENGLTLIHQEIAATPVVVADVWVKAGALAEPAEWAGMAHFLEHMIFKGTDHLLPGMFDYAIETQGGMTNAATSHDYAHFFITIAAEMLPATLPYLAELLLHAAIPADEFGRERQVVLEEIRQAQDDPDWLGFQAMSEQVYQGHPYGRPVLGTSAILQQRSPEEMRCFHQAHYQPHNMTVVITGGIPLEPTVEMVRHAFRAFPSPAPCPPPTAAPLPQLQGVHRDILTLPRLEQGRLSMAWLGPGIEDLPTAFGLDLISALLAQGRSSRLVRELREERQLVQDVAASFSLQRDCSLFTIQAWLDADQVDRVEAIICDRLSELASQPIPEAELARAKRLLCNDYAFSTEAPGQIAGLYGYYGTIAAPDRCLTYVPTIQSYTEAHLRQIAAQYLTPLRYASTILRPA, encoded by the coding sequence TTGAAATTGGTAGAGTTTCCCGCCAGCGTCATTCAGTTAGAGAACGGGTTAACGCTCATTCATCAAGAGATTGCGGCAACCCCTGTGGTAGTGGCCGATGTGTGGGTAAAGGCTGGGGCCTTGGCGGAACCTGCGGAGTGGGCGGGGATGGCCCATTTCCTGGAGCACATGATTTTTAAGGGCACCGATCATCTGCTGCCCGGAATGTTTGATTACGCTATCGAAACCCAGGGCGGCATGACCAACGCCGCCACCAGCCACGACTACGCCCACTTTTTTATCACCATTGCCGCCGAGATGCTGCCCGCCACCCTGCCCTACCTGGCGGAACTGCTGCTCCACGCGGCCATCCCCGCCGATGAGTTTGGGCGCGAGCGGCAGGTGGTCTTAGAAGAAATTCGCCAAGCCCAGGACGATCCCGACTGGCTGGGGTTTCAGGCCATGTCTGAGCAGGTGTATCAAGGTCATCCCTACGGTCGTCCAGTGCTGGGCACCTCGGCCATTTTGCAGCAGCGATCCCCCGAAGAAATGCGCTGCTTTCACCAGGCCCACTACCAGCCCCACAACATGACCGTGGTGATTACCGGAGGCATTCCCCTAGAGCCCACCGTGGAGATGGTGCGCCATGCCTTTCGGGCCTTCCCCAGTCCGGCCCCTTGCCCACCGCCCACCGCCGCGCCCCTCCCGCAACTTCAGGGCGTCCACCGCGACATCCTCACCCTGCCCCGCCTCGAACAAGGACGGCTATCCATGGCATGGCTTGGCCCCGGCATCGAAGACCTGCCCACTGCCTTTGGCCTCGACCTGATCTCGGCCCTGCTGGCCCAGGGGCGCAGCTCGCGGCTGGTGCGAGAACTGCGGGAAGAACGCCAACTGGTGCAGGACGTTGCCGCCAGTTTCTCCCTCCAGCGAGATTGCAGCCTGTTTACCATCCAGGCGTGGCTCGACGCCGATCAGGTGGATCGGGTAGAGGCCATCATCTGCGACCGCCTCAGCGAACTGGCCAGCCAGCCCATCCCAGAGGCCGAACTCGCCAGGGCCAAACGCCTGCTCTGCAACGACTACGCCTTTTCCACCGAAGCCCCCGGCCAAATTGCCGGACTCTACGGCTACTACGGCACCATCGCCGCCCCCGACCGCTGCCTCACCTACGTCCCCACCATCCAAAGCTACACCGAAGCCCACCTCCGCCAAATTGCCGCCCAGTACCTCACCCCCCTGCGCTATGCTTCCACCATCCTGCGCCCCGCCTAG
- a CDS encoding M16 family metallopeptidase: protein MTASLLHAPRLHRTVLANGLTLLVLENPVADIISARIFIRAGSAFETPADAGLVSFLMGLLTKGTESLSSMDIAEAVESVGASLGTDATTDYSVISLKTVAADFEDIFSLAADLLRRPSFPEAEIDLEQRLTLQQIRSMQEQPFTVAFNELRQAMYGSHPYALSSVGTEASVAAFTQDSLRAFHRQHFRPDNLVVTVVGRISPEAAVAQVERTLGDWAVPTTPPPTLQFPTVTPPHTRLPLFQDTNQAIVMVGYDGASVQHPAYAALKLLNTYLGNGLSSRLFVELREKRGLAYDVSAFYPTRLGQSQFVAYIGTAPGNAATALEGLRFEVERLRETLLTEDELQAAKNKLLGQYALGKQTNAQLAQLLGWYEILGLGVEFDQQFPDLINAVTALDAEAVAQAFFRDPTIVLLGPEATIAPLVP, encoded by the coding sequence GTGACCGCATCTCTCCTACACGCACCCCGCCTGCATCGCACCGTCTTGGCCAATGGGCTAACGCTCCTCGTGCTCGAAAACCCCGTGGCGGATATTATTTCGGCCCGCATTTTTATTCGAGCGGGTAGCGCCTTTGAAACCCCAGCCGATGCGGGTTTAGTCAGTTTTCTGATGGGCCTGCTGACCAAGGGCACCGAGAGCCTATCGTCGATGGACATTGCCGAAGCGGTGGAATCCGTCGGGGCCAGCCTGGGCACCGATGCCACCACCGACTACAGCGTCATCAGCCTCAAAACCGTCGCCGCCGACTTTGAGGACATCTTTTCCCTCGCCGCCGACCTGCTGCGCCGCCCCAGCTTTCCAGAGGCCGAAATTGACCTCGAACAACGGCTCACCCTCCAGCAAATTCGATCCATGCAGGAGCAGCCCTTCACGGTGGCCTTCAACGAGCTGCGGCAGGCCATGTATGGATCCCACCCCTACGCCCTCTCCAGCGTTGGCACCGAAGCCAGCGTGGCCGCCTTCACCCAAGACAGCCTGCGGGCGTTCCATCGCCAGCACTTCCGCCCCGATAACCTGGTGGTCACGGTGGTGGGCCGCATCAGCCCCGAAGCCGCCGTCGCCCAAGTAGAGCGCACCCTGGGCGATTGGGCCGTGCCTACCACGCCGCCCCCCACGCTGCAATTTCCCACCGTAACGCCCCCCCATACCCGGCTTCCCCTCTTTCAAGACACCAACCAGGCCATTGTGATGGTGGGCTACGACGGAGCCTCGGTGCAGCATCCCGCCTATGCCGCCCTCAAGCTGCTGAACACCTACCTGGGCAACGGGCTGTCTAGCCGCCTGTTTGTGGAACTACGGGAAAAACGCGGCCTCGCCTACGATGTGTCCGCCTTCTACCCCACGCGCCTGGGCCAGTCGCAGTTTGTGGCCTACATTGGCACCGCCCCCGGCAACGCCGCCACCGCCCTAGAGGGTCTGCGGTTTGAGGTCGAGCGCCTGCGGGAGACCCTGCTCACCGAAGACGAACTGCAAGCCGCCAAAAATAAACTGCTGGGCCAATACGCCCTCGGCAAGCAGACCAATGCCCAACTGGCCCAACTGCTGGGCTGGTACGAAATTTTGGGCCTAGGGGTGGAATTTGATCAGCAATTCCCCGACTTGATCAACGCCGTCACCGCCCTGGATGCCGAAGCCGTGGCCCAAGCTTTCTTCCGCGATCCCACCATCGTCCTCCTAGGGCCAGAGGCCACCATCGCCCCCCTAGTGCCCTAG
- a CDS encoding IS4 family transposase: MRESLSVNIRAMSRNRAEQVGYYRFLENQNVSVSELVRSAADHCQQQVAGRHVLAISDSSEINLQAQAKHLKPEDVGVVGNHRDIGFFVHPTLVADAESGFPLGLSAIQRWHRDPKRPDKHQRHYPQLPIEEKESYKWLRSAEDSRVPLMAGDAVCVTHVGDRESDIYEEWVRVPDAHTHLLVRACRNRRLHDKSTMLYETLAQQPVEGTYAVEVLADPRGHRESREAWLAVRFTPVTLRRPRKVDAHDYPELVSLYAVEAKEVTPPAGVKPIHWRLLTTHPVTTVEQALQVIQWYRWRWQIEQFFALLKRVGLDLESTRLESVKAIERLTILALMVTLRLLQLKTGRADESLSASVTFSEPQQQCLEQLMPTLQGRTRKQQNPFSPGSLPWATWLIARLGGWSGYRSQPPPGIRTLSQGLRKFEAIFEGWSLAQSSVVCT, from the coding sequence ATGCGTGAGTCGCTATCGGTGAACATCCGGGCGATGAGCCGCAACCGAGCGGAACAGGTAGGGTACTATCGCTTTCTGGAGAATCAGAATGTGAGCGTCTCAGAACTGGTCAGGAGTGCCGCAGACCACTGCCAGCAACAGGTGGCGGGGCGTCATGTGTTGGCTATCAGCGACAGTAGCGAAATTAACTTGCAGGCTCAGGCGAAGCATCTCAAGCCTGAGGACGTCGGGGTGGTCGGCAATCATCGTGATATCGGGTTTTTCGTCCATCCGACCCTAGTGGCCGATGCGGAGAGTGGCTTTCCCTTGGGCTTGAGTGCGATTCAACGATGGCATCGTGACCCGAAACGACCCGACAAACATCAGCGGCACTATCCTCAGTTGCCGATTGAGGAGAAAGAATCCTATAAGTGGCTGCGCTCTGCCGAGGACAGTCGAGTCCCCTTGATGGCTGGGGATGCTGTGTGTGTGACCCATGTGGGTGACCGTGAGAGCGATATCTACGAAGAGTGGGTTCGGGTGCCTGATGCCCACACGCACCTGTTAGTGCGCGCTTGCCGTAACCGACGACTGCACGATAAGTCCACGATGCTCTACGAGACACTGGCTCAGCAACCCGTTGAGGGCACCTATGCCGTTGAGGTGCTGGCCGACCCTCGTGGTCACCGAGAGTCCCGTGAAGCTTGGCTAGCGGTGCGCTTTACGCCCGTTACCCTTCGCCGCCCCCGGAAGGTCGATGCCCACGACTATCCCGAATTGGTTTCCCTCTATGCCGTGGAGGCCAAAGAGGTCACGCCACCTGCCGGAGTCAAGCCCATTCATTGGCGCTTACTGACGACCCATCCCGTCACGACCGTGGAGCAAGCGTTACAAGTGATTCAGTGGTATCGGTGGCGCTGGCAGATTGAACAGTTCTTTGCGTTGCTTAAGCGAGTCGGCCTTGACCTTGAATCCACCCGCCTGGAGTCGGTTAAGGCCATTGAACGCCTCACCATCCTGGCCTTAATGGTGACCTTGAGGCTGCTCCAACTGAAAACCGGTCGAGCCGATGAATCTCTCTCCGCCTCGGTGACCTTTAGCGAACCGCAACAGCAATGCCTGGAGCAGTTGATGCCGACGTTGCAGGGGCGAACCCGAAAACAGCAGAATCCCTTCTCCCCAGGCTCCCTACCTTGGGCCACTTGGCTCATTGCACGCCTGGGGGGATGGTCGGGCTATCGCTCCCAACCGCCACCCGGCATTCGTACCTTGAGCCAAGGACTTAGAAAATTTGAGGCCATCTTTGAGGGATGGTCACTCGCCCAAAGCTCAGTTGTGTGTACTTAG
- a CDS encoding glutathione S-transferase family protein: MTKTASLPPGLLIRTGKWVWTTLWQRMMAQMAPSNEGGDYQRPPSQCRGELSANGPHPPADQRYGLMVGMGCPWAHRTLIARALKGLEDAVAVVVVEPSPDEGCWVFPTPFQNCRTLPELYRQAGIGGRATVPVLWDFDAKAIVNNDSGEIIQILNQSLNEFATNPDLDLYPAALKTEIDTWNERIYASVNNGVYRCGFAQTQAAYDRACGELFDTLDAIEQTLSTQPYLCGEALTLADVRLFPTLFRFDAVYYSLFKCNRRRIQDYPALCRYVQALYQQPGVAATCDLAAVKRDYYGNLFPLNPGGIIPAGPELPYLSLG, translated from the coding sequence ATGACTAAGACGGCATCCCTTCCCCCCGGCCTGCTAATCCGCACGGGCAAATGGGTGTGGACAACCCTCTGGCAGCGGATGATGGCCCAAATGGCCCCCAGCAACGAGGGCGGCGACTATCAGCGGCCCCCCAGCCAGTGCCGGGGCGAGCTTTCCGCCAATGGCCCCCATCCTCCGGCGGATCAGCGCTATGGGTTGATGGTGGGGATGGGCTGTCCTTGGGCGCACCGCACGTTGATCGCCCGCGCCCTGAAGGGGTTGGAGGATGCGGTGGCGGTGGTGGTGGTAGAACCCTCGCCGGATGAGGGCTGCTGGGTGTTTCCGACGCCCTTCCAGAATTGCCGCACCCTGCCGGAACTCTACCGACAGGCGGGCATTGGCGGACGGGCGACGGTGCCTGTGCTGTGGGATTTTGACGCCAAAGCCATCGTCAACAACGACAGCGGTGAGATCATCCAAATCCTCAACCAATCGCTCAACGAGTTTGCGACCAATCCCGATCTCGACCTCTATCCCGCCGCCCTCAAAACCGAGATTGATACCTGGAACGAGCGCATCTACGCCAGCGTGAACAATGGCGTATATCGCTGCGGCTTTGCCCAAACCCAGGCCGCCTACGACCGCGCCTGTGGGGAACTGTTCGACACCCTGGACGCCATCGAGCAAACCTTATCCACCCAGCCCTACCTCTGTGGCGAGGCCCTCACCTTGGCAGATGTGCGCCTTTTCCCGACGCTGTTTCGCTTCGATGCAGTGTACTACAGCCTGTTCAAATGCAACCGCCGCCGCATTCAAGACTATCCCGCCCTCTGCCGCTACGTCCAAGCTCTATACCAGCAGCCGGGAGTGGCCGCTACCTGCGATCTGGCGGCGGTCAAGCGCGACTACTACGGCAACCTGTTTCCCCTCAATCCGGGGGGCATCATCCCCGCTGGGCCAGAGTTGCCCTACCTCAGTCTAGGTTAA